A single genomic interval of Leptospira semungkisensis harbors:
- a CDS encoding sensor histidine kinase codes for MNSLLVAHNSTVPFWKVFLATQVTTHSVCSIVEFSVEFLNRRKFGPFFTGAFLVVASAVASVLGVAAGGIIHVLLLVGEGVERPHGGSYNILLSSLILALFISFLEKSMQILIERRRKTESELKEIQYRTFQNRMDPHYLFNTLNTVHSLLVTDPQKADHALILLSETYRFLSDRIFEKTIPFAEEWNFTVNYLELQRIRFSDSLTIRIQKSGDFSRLRIPPLTLQPLVENSFKHGLENRSESGILEISAIEDDGRIRIEIRNNGNDKSENGFLPEKKKSEFTRTLDNIKSRLEYNFGNADLILEKNKLGITVLKLEFATR; via the coding sequence ATGAACTCTTTATTGGTGGCCCACAATTCTACTGTTCCTTTTTGGAAGGTATTTTTGGCCACTCAGGTCACGACGCATTCTGTTTGTTCCATCGTCGAGTTTTCAGTAGAGTTTTTGAATAGAAGAAAGTTCGGTCCTTTCTTTACAGGCGCCTTTTTAGTGGTCGCTTCTGCCGTAGCATCCGTGTTAGGCGTTGCCGCGGGTGGGATTATACATGTTCTACTTTTGGTGGGGGAAGGGGTGGAGAGACCTCACGGGGGTTCGTACAATATTCTTCTCAGTAGTTTAATCTTAGCATTGTTTATTTCTTTTTTGGAAAAATCCATGCAGATACTGATCGAAAGAAGGAGAAAAACGGAGAGCGAGTTAAAGGAAATCCAATACAGGACATTCCAGAATCGTATGGACCCTCATTATCTATTCAATACTTTGAATACGGTCCATTCTCTTTTAGTGACAGACCCGCAAAAGGCAGATCATGCACTCATCCTTCTCTCAGAAACATATCGATTTCTTTCGGATAGGATCTTTGAGAAGACAATACCTTTCGCAGAAGAATGGAATTTTACAGTGAACTATCTGGAATTGCAGAGGATACGATTTTCAGATTCACTCACAATCCGGATCCAAAAATCGGGGGATTTCTCCAGACTCAGGATCCCTCCTCTTACCTTGCAACCCCTGGTTGAAAATAGTTTTAAACATGGTCTGGAGAATCGCTCCGAATCCGGTATCCTGGAGATAAGCGCTATAGAGGATGATGGAAGGATCCGAATTGAAATAAGAAATAACGGAAATGATAAATCTGAAAACGGGTTTTTACCGGAGAAAAAGAAATCCGAATTTACTCGGACCTTGGATAATATAAAATCAAGGTTAGAATATAATTTCGGAAATGCCGACTTAATACTAGAGAAAAATAAACTGGGTATTACCGTCTTAAAATTGGAATTTGCCACAAGATGA
- a CDS encoding FecR family protein — protein sequence MSMKLRIWMILTLVLSLGSLVLISQESSEKDARVSFLIGKVQIQRSGKGPWATLQKGDTASSGDIISTGNASKTTLLYRGSEFKILPNTKLRIATLYNENQNGKLEVLSGFAWFQLVNLKGKKFEVGTPTTTAGVRGTAFSAFHDARTKDSSFCTCEGKVLMNGSGDPKDGTLQEKGNGGYYPGDGGEPKRSTYEGIIVKFKSMPPFKDLMKKNISLKNCLSCHTPQGWTPDDSVPSDETYGGSKVP from the coding sequence ATAAGTATGAAACTAAGAATATGGATGATCTTAACTCTGGTTTTATCCCTGGGTTCATTGGTCTTAATCAGCCAAGAATCCTCCGAAAAAGACGCAAGAGTTTCTTTTCTAATCGGCAAAGTGCAGATCCAAAGATCCGGCAAGGGTCCTTGGGCTACTTTACAAAAAGGAGATACAGCCTCCTCGGGAGATATAATCTCCACTGGGAATGCCTCCAAGACAACTCTCTTGTATAGAGGATCGGAATTTAAAATATTACCGAATACTAAATTAAGAATCGCTACTCTTTACAATGAGAATCAAAACGGAAAACTAGAAGTCCTCAGCGGATTTGCTTGGTTCCAATTGGTAAACTTGAAAGGCAAGAAATTCGAGGTAGGCACTCCTACTACTACTGCAGGTGTGAGAGGGACCGCATTCTCCGCTTTTCATGATGCGAGAACCAAGGACTCTTCCTTTTGTACTTGCGAAGGTAAGGTGCTCATGAACGGTTCCGGAGATCCTAAAGACGGCACTCTCCAAGAAAAAGGGAACGGAGGCTATTATCCTGGAGATGGAGGAGAGCCTAAGAGAAGTACCTACGAAGGAATTATCGTGAAGTTCAAGTCCATGCCTCCTTTCAAGGACCTGATGAAGAAAAACATTTCTTTAAAGAACTGTCTTTCTTGCCACACTCCGCAAGGCTGGACGCCGGACGATTCGGTTCCAAGCGACGAGACTTACGGAGGCAGTAAAGTTCCTTAA
- a CDS encoding Ig-like domain-containing protein, whose translation MKIGLGFSNSFARKWTVLTAGLTALLIFSGCGGTQKGGSMLDSFFSSIGIPVDTGGKVPGTSNQITYTETDTPVQLPVDFGTTGPQAILNLANVSQVDRYKSLEIVFSEPMVTSTVQADFVLTEQSGTALPGPSGNKGGVFYWKSGGRLLFDPYRELKSNTTYKLTLTSASKGLEGGNLQPYTVTFTTEPDYLINMTLNGTAVGPGNSAKDLTYADASPGTIALNLNASFSNPVNPNQIQSVKLQHLNSNTVYNICSAPCDMTAPLASSMNLNAFSGANIGLKPFQGGNAYEFLIATADGKVFRRSFGFNYGKVNTTPYALISKGAATVFDEAQTLKLFSGLLERLAHNDFKIGGKTLSDYSNTPTSGTKRSSYCINYSDANITYIRSYGDATDYDSSATYGDGYCGASGANPGAFVQNGCFTFIFSFCSDFDIDVYITSVNMPPTSGSSNNLNGGLKATANGELTAQLNGKTAIINLAMVARNRSSLATVSAGNYFYFTATAELNYNLSTKPSRLTQAKTNSSVDSTGSFVIQIKTPYTPTDPVTGNFYTSEWSGNLTVYNMNQVASTDWLADLITSIGTGIASQMTASLTPKITQVMLRDVFQNILPSTLNAVVLSLNNPGLDVILPNYLPAPLSNFPLSLKLKAQTDAAVKVSGSNKGVVSSADVGLVAKSPLATSDPNYHGHLLSNGFVSTRPIPTTDPLTSTFAFSKSAANPGLLLTLTADTVTQAAYSLWQNGALNLRINKTFIDTIEAYAGTDPLFQLTQELVKVGTLLNILAPGRSTLVGLNPSNQSQLVQNVSATDDVDIDVYAIHAPNGEFKFAGASAIPTLVVNFTDLELRIYGRRPNGTNNGVATCSSAAADSASNSCRYLLNTVRVSIKGDGNFNFVPFVNPDPTNLPQYNNLNAMSLVINKDEASMSYFLDIMEGLQYNPFGLDPKGIFQVVDPLIRSLIIPLVNNVLRQVPLPQSLNLAAITHPTKGTVCNLPSTTDKLRLITVPIPNTEPYPYLFGGLQFQGTWAANPVTTIVCP comes from the coding sequence ATGAAGATCGGATTGGGTTTTTCAAATAGTTTTGCGCGGAAATGGACTGTTCTTACGGCAGGTCTGACCGCTCTACTTATATTTTCTGGATGCGGCGGAACCCAGAAGGGGGGAAGCATGCTCGACTCCTTCTTCTCCTCTATTGGGATCCCTGTAGATACAGGTGGAAAAGTTCCAGGCACTTCTAATCAAATCACTTATACTGAGACAGATACTCCTGTTCAGCTCCCGGTTGATTTCGGTACTACCGGTCCTCAAGCAATTCTGAATCTTGCAAACGTTTCCCAAGTGGATCGTTATAAGAGCTTAGAGATCGTCTTCTCCGAGCCCATGGTTACTTCTACAGTCCAGGCTGACTTTGTTTTGACGGAGCAGAGTGGTACCGCTTTGCCTGGACCTTCTGGAAACAAGGGAGGTGTTTTCTATTGGAAATCCGGCGGTAGATTGCTTTTCGATCCATACAGAGAATTGAAATCCAATACAACTTATAAGCTCACTCTCACCAGCGCATCCAAAGGATTAGAAGGAGGAAATCTCCAACCATATACGGTTACATTTACGACCGAGCCCGATTATTTAATCAATATGACTTTAAATGGAACCGCTGTGGGTCCTGGAAACAGTGCGAAGGACTTAACATACGCAGACGCTTCTCCAGGCACAATCGCTTTGAACTTAAATGCTAGTTTCTCGAATCCGGTGAATCCCAATCAGATCCAATCCGTGAAGCTTCAACATTTAAATTCTAATACGGTCTATAACATCTGCAGTGCTCCTTGTGATATGACAGCTCCACTCGCTTCTTCTATGAATTTGAATGCTTTTAGCGGAGCGAACATAGGATTGAAACCATTTCAAGGCGGAAATGCTTACGAATTCCTGATCGCTACAGCAGACGGAAAAGTATTCCGCAGAAGTTTCGGTTTTAATTACGGTAAAGTAAATACGACTCCTTATGCGTTGATCAGCAAGGGGGCCGCCACAGTTTTTGATGAAGCTCAGACTTTGAAATTATTCAGCGGTCTTTTGGAAAGGTTAGCTCATAACGACTTCAAGATCGGCGGAAAAACTCTATCAGATTATTCTAATACTCCTACTTCGGGAACCAAGAGAAGTTCCTACTGCATCAATTATAGCGATGCAAACATCACTTATATCCGTAGTTACGGCGATGCAACCGATTACGATTCTTCTGCAACTTATGGAGACGGTTACTGTGGTGCCTCCGGAGCGAATCCAGGAGCATTCGTGCAGAACGGATGTTTTACATTCATCTTCAGTTTCTGCTCCGACTTCGATATCGACGTTTATATTACGAGCGTCAATATGCCTCCTACTTCGGGAAGTTCGAATAACCTGAACGGAGGACTGAAGGCGACCGCGAACGGCGAGCTCACCGCTCAGTTAAACGGTAAGACTGCGATCATCAATCTTGCTATGGTCGCTCGGAATAGAAGTTCTTTAGCTACGGTTTCCGCCGGTAATTATTTCTATTTTACTGCGACTGCAGAATTGAATTATAATTTGAGCACCAAGCCTTCTCGTCTTACGCAAGCAAAGACGAATTCAAGTGTGGACTCAACCGGTAGTTTTGTGATCCAGATCAAGACTCCGTACACTCCTACCGATCCAGTCACAGGGAATTTTTATACTTCCGAATGGTCCGGAAATTTGACCGTTTACAATATGAATCAGGTCGCTTCTACGGACTGGTTGGCGGACCTGATCACTTCCATAGGAACCGGTATCGCGAGTCAGATGACTGCTTCCTTAACACCTAAGATTACTCAGGTTATGTTAAGAGACGTCTTTCAAAATATTCTTCCGAGTACTCTGAATGCAGTGGTTCTTTCTTTGAACAATCCAGGTTTGGATGTGATCCTTCCGAATTATCTTCCTGCTCCTCTGAGTAATTTCCCGCTCAGTCTGAAACTAAAAGCTCAGACAGATGCAGCAGTTAAAGTAAGCGGTTCGAATAAAGGAGTGGTCTCTTCTGCGGATGTGGGTCTTGTAGCTAAGAGCCCACTGGCCACCTCTGATCCGAATTATCACGGTCATTTGCTTTCGAATGGATTCGTGAGTACTAGGCCTATTCCGACAACGGATCCTTTGACTAGCACTTTCGCTTTCTCTAAGAGCGCTGCAAATCCAGGGCTCCTTCTTACGTTAACCGCTGATACGGTTACTCAGGCGGCGTATAGCTTATGGCAGAACGGAGCCTTGAATTTACGCATCAATAAGACTTTTATCGATACGATAGAAGCGTATGCAGGAACCGATCCTCTCTTTCAGCTAACCCAAGAATTAGTAAAAGTAGGGACCCTCTTGAATATTCTTGCTCCGGGTAGATCCACTCTTGTAGGTTTGAATCCATCCAACCAGAGTCAGTTGGTGCAGAATGTGAGTGCTACGGATGATGTGGATATAGATGTATATGCGATCCATGCCCCGAATGGAGAATTTAAATTTGCGGGCGCGAGTGCAATTCCTACGTTAGTCGTGAACTTTACAGATCTAGAATTAAGGATCTATGGAAGAAGGCCTAATGGAACGAATAACGGAGTAGCTACATGTTCCTCAGCTGCGGCGGACAGTGCTTCCAACTCTTGTCGCTATCTTTTGAATACGGTCCGAGTGAGTATTAAGGGTGATGGGAATTTTAATTTTGTTCCTTTCGTGAATCCGGATCCTACGAACCTTCCACAGTACAATAACTTAAACGCGATGAGCTTGGTAATCAATAAGGATGAGGCGAGTATGTCTTACTTCCTGGATATCATGGAAGGCTTGCAGTACAATCCGTTCGGTTTGGATCCTAAGGGAATTTTCCAAGTAGTGGATCCTTTGATCCGGTCCTTGATTATACCGCTGGTGAATAACGTGTTACGTCAGGTTCCTCTTCCTCAATCCTTGAATCTGGCAGCTATCACTCATCCGACTAAGGGAACGGTTTGTAATCTTCCGTCCACAACGGACAAGTTGAGGCTGATCACTGTTCCGATCCCGAATACGGAACCTTATCCGTATCTGTTCGGAGGATTGCAATTCCAAGGAACCTGGGCGGCCAACCCTGTGACCACCATCGTTTGTCCTTAA
- a CDS encoding Ig-like domain-containing protein, which produces MFIIKNLVRSLLAIFVMLATLIGCGGTKGGSLSDSIFASLGIAVGGGGSMPTSASLTPYKDTDQPAVLPVDFGTAGPQALLNLASLSQVDRYKSLEVVFSEPMTQASVSADFSLQEQTGPSTFAALPGPVSQKGGVFYWKSGGRLIFDPYRELKPNTTYQLTLTAASQALEGGNLQPYTVQFTTEPDYLVTASLNGTAVGPANSSKDLTYADATPGTIAMNLNASFSNPVSGANQIITIKLKHLNSTQEYVICSASPCDMTAPLASSLNLNSFSGSTLGLKPYQGGNSYWFEITTANGKVFTRSFGFNYGKVNSSPYGLVASASAAVFDQAQTLNLFAKILEKFVHADYKINSKTFNDYAGAPTTSSLGPLQDPNGDGNTSDRRCIDFWSITANDFPITVNYIQSYGDMAGQYGNGYCGATGNPGAFAITASFAGNLPMYLDTYLTSVSVPALAPDSTANVTDSIYVQADGVLGIDLNGKRAVVGLVPVGYSHDCTGLACLLGNGDTYAFSTTATLNNSSPYTSRLARAKSTATFDSSGNIAITINSPYTPSDTITQNFYVSEWTNNLTVAGVTLLAATDDLGSWLSSVTESVANGAVPQATPYITQSMLRDFIQRISVAAMNAVLVSLNNPGLDITLPDYLPAPLSSFPLSLRLMAQNDAVVKSDGTNKGILTSASVSLVAKNPLAASDPNYHGHQLATGFVSTKPAAAATPPKSYAFANSNANPGLLLTLTADTVTQAAYSLWQNGALNLRINKAFINTIEAYAGTDPLFQLTQELVQVGTLLNILAPGRSTLVGLNPSDPTKLVTNVSATDEVDIDVYAIHAPNGEFKFVGSAAQLPTLVVNFTDLELRIYGRRPNGTQIGYPVLSSLTCSSAAADSAANSCRYLLNTVRVSIKGDGSFNFIPFTNPDPTNKPQYNNLNALSLVIKKDQASMSYTLDILEGSQYNPFGLDPNGIFQVVDPLIRSLIIPLVNNVLRQVPLPQNLPLAAITHPTNGTPCALSSTTDKLKLITIPVPTSQPYPYLFGGLQFQGTAASNPGLAISCP; this is translated from the coding sequence ATGTTTATTATAAAAAATCTGGTGAGATCCTTACTTGCAATTTTTGTTATGCTCGCAACCTTGATCGGTTGCGGCGGAACGAAGGGCGGTAGTCTTTCGGACTCTATCTTTGCATCCCTGGGGATTGCAGTGGGAGGCGGGGGAAGTATGCCTACTAGCGCTTCCCTTACTCCATACAAGGATACAGATCAGCCTGCAGTTCTACCTGTAGATTTCGGAACTGCTGGTCCTCAGGCATTATTGAATCTGGCTTCTCTATCCCAAGTAGATCGTTATAAAAGTTTGGAAGTAGTCTTCTCTGAACCGATGACACAAGCCTCCGTATCTGCGGATTTTTCTTTGCAAGAACAAACTGGCCCTAGTACTTTCGCTGCTCTTCCTGGACCTGTTTCTCAAAAAGGAGGAGTCTTTTATTGGAAATCCGGCGGAAGATTGATCTTCGATCCATATAGAGAGTTAAAGCCTAATACTACTTACCAATTGACTCTGACTGCTGCCTCCCAAGCTTTAGAAGGGGGAAATCTTCAGCCGTATACAGTCCAGTTTACCACCGAACCAGATTATCTAGTCACTGCTAGTTTGAATGGAACTGCGGTAGGACCAGCTAATAGTTCTAAGGATCTTACGTATGCGGATGCGACTCCTGGAACGATAGCGATGAATTTGAACGCGAGCTTCTCTAATCCGGTAAGTGGCGCGAATCAAATCATAACTATTAAATTGAAGCATTTGAATTCTACACAAGAGTATGTGATCTGTTCCGCTTCTCCTTGTGATATGACTGCTCCTCTTGCTTCTTCTTTAAATCTAAATTCATTTAGTGGATCAACTTTGGGATTGAAACCGTACCAAGGAGGAAACTCTTATTGGTTCGAGATCACTACTGCAAATGGAAAAGTATTTACTCGCAGCTTTGGTTTTAATTACGGAAAAGTAAATTCCTCTCCGTATGGATTGGTAGCAAGTGCTTCGGCAGCGGTATTTGATCAGGCTCAAACTTTGAATCTTTTCGCTAAGATCTTGGAGAAATTCGTGCATGCGGATTACAAGATCAACTCCAAGACATTTAACGATTATGCAGGAGCTCCTACCACTAGTAGTCTTGGTCCTCTTCAAGATCCAAACGGGGATGGAAACACTTCCGATAGACGTTGTATCGATTTCTGGTCCATCACTGCTAACGATTTCCCGATCACTGTAAATTATATCCAGTCTTATGGCGACATGGCCGGACAATATGGAAACGGGTATTGCGGAGCAACTGGCAATCCGGGAGCGTTCGCGATCACTGCAAGTTTCGCAGGAAATCTTCCCATGTATTTGGATACGTATTTGACAAGCGTAAGTGTTCCTGCTCTGGCTCCGGACAGTACCGCCAATGTGACCGACTCGATCTATGTGCAGGCTGACGGTGTTCTGGGAATAGATCTGAACGGAAAGAGAGCAGTAGTAGGCCTTGTTCCTGTCGGTTATTCTCATGACTGTACTGGGCTTGCATGTTTATTAGGAAACGGTGATACATACGCGTTCTCTACAACGGCGACTCTGAATAATAGCTCTCCTTATACATCTAGATTAGCTCGAGCTAAATCAACGGCTACATTCGATAGTTCAGGAAATATCGCGATCACTATCAATAGCCCTTATACTCCGTCGGATACGATCACTCAGAACTTCTACGTTTCAGAATGGACCAATAACCTAACTGTTGCGGGTGTAACTCTTCTTGCTGCGACTGACGATCTTGGTTCTTGGCTTTCTTCCGTTACTGAAAGTGTTGCAAACGGCGCGGTTCCACAGGCAACACCTTATATCACTCAAAGTATGCTAAGAGACTTTATTCAAAGGATCTCGGTTGCAGCGATGAATGCAGTGCTTGTATCTTTGAATAATCCAGGTCTGGACATCACTCTACCGGATTATCTTCCTGCTCCTTTGAGTAGCTTTCCTCTTTCTCTTAGATTGATGGCTCAGAATGACGCTGTCGTAAAATCGGATGGAACGAACAAAGGGATTCTGACTTCTGCCAGCGTCTCCTTGGTTGCTAAGAATCCTCTGGCTGCGAGTGATCCGAATTATCATGGTCATCAGTTGGCAACGGGATTTGTAAGCACTAAGCCTGCGGCAGCGGCTACTCCTCCTAAGAGTTATGCGTTTGCGAATAGCAATGCAAATCCTGGACTTCTTCTTACCCTGACTGCCGACACCGTTACCCAAGCTGCATACAGCCTCTGGCAGAATGGTGCTTTGAATTTGAGAATTAACAAGGCATTCATCAATACTATCGAGGCATACGCTGGAACTGACCCTCTCTTCCAGTTGACCCAAGAATTGGTGCAAGTGGGAACTCTTTTGAATATTCTTGCTCCGGGCAGATCTACTTTGGTGGGCTTAAATCCTAGTGATCCTACAAAGCTGGTTACGAACGTAAGTGCTACTGACGAAGTAGATATCGATGTATATGCGATCCATGCTCCGAATGGCGAGTTCAAGTTTGTGGGAAGTGCGGCTCAATTGCCAACTCTTGTAGTGAACTTTACGGATCTTGAATTAAGGATCTATGGAAGAAGACCAAACGGAACTCAGATCGGATATCCGGTGCTTAGCTCTCTCACTTGTTCTTCTGCAGCGGCAGATAGTGCGGCAAATTCTTGTCGTTATCTATTGAATACCGTGAGAGTCAGCATTAAGGGAGACGGTTCTTTTAACTTCATTCCTTTTACAAATCCTGATCCGACCAATAAGCCTCAATACAACAATCTGAATGCTCTTAGTCTCGTGATCAAAAAGGATCAGGCAAGCATGTCCTACACTCTGGACATTTTGGAAGGAAGCCAATACAATCCTTTCGGTTTGGATCCGAACGGGATCTTCCAAGTAGTGGATCCTTTGATCCGCTCTTTGATCATTCCGTTGGTAAACAACGTATTGCGTCAGGTGCCTCTGCCTCAGAACCTTCCTTTGGCGGCAATCACTCATCCGACGAATGGTACTCCTTGTGCTCTTTCGTCTACTACGGATAAATTGAAATTGATTACGATCCCTGTTCCTACTTCTCAGCCTTACCCTTATCTGTTTGGCGGATTGCAGTTCCAGGGAACGGCTGCTTCGAATCCGGGGCTCGCGATCTCTTGTCCTTAA
- a CDS encoding TMEM43 family protein, with the protein MAFEDSGEGGGILGSIGESIKGILAGVALFPASLFLIYQVETCEQAGAALKGAVPAAQAQAGLASYVTGKLSANSLGGEFVKPGKYISYSQSSEVYAWEETSKEDSNKKKTYDCKLDWVSSPKNPRDFKSSQCKSKQYHRSTVEDKDSYASDARIKGEEGKTYTVHLGEVDFTSEVGSIVPEAGQLSRGTVEDGYLYLSEKCARDTVEGCERISVSVVPIPEENMTFVGSVSGASVGKFTSKEGNKFLNASVGDYLTTMKDIQSDDNVQKWVMRGVCFVVMWVSFILLLGPLMSLLSFIPFVGEFGKAALSIFLGIIAFLITGITILLVKFWYIWLILGLAAIGYAIYKRKAATA; encoded by the coding sequence ATGGCATTTGAAGATTCGGGAGAAGGCGGAGGCATACTCGGTTCCATTGGTGAATCGATTAAGGGAATTCTTGCAGGAGTAGCTTTATTTCCTGCCTCTTTATTTTTGATCTACCAAGTGGAGACTTGCGAGCAAGCGGGAGCAGCATTGAAGGGAGCCGTTCCTGCCGCGCAAGCGCAAGCAGGGCTCGCATCCTATGTAACTGGAAAATTATCTGCGAATTCTCTTGGAGGAGAATTCGTAAAACCAGGCAAATATATTTCCTACAGTCAATCCTCCGAGGTATATGCTTGGGAAGAGACAAGCAAAGAGGACTCGAATAAGAAAAAGACCTATGACTGCAAACTGGACTGGGTCTCTTCTCCTAAGAATCCTCGCGACTTTAAATCTTCTCAATGTAAATCCAAACAGTATCACAGAAGCACGGTAGAAGACAAAGATTCCTATGCTTCCGATGCTAGGATCAAGGGAGAAGAAGGAAAGACCTACACAGTTCATCTAGGCGAAGTCGATTTTACTTCGGAAGTAGGTTCCATTGTTCCTGAAGCTGGGCAGTTGAGCAGAGGCACAGTAGAAGATGGATATCTTTACTTATCCGAAAAATGCGCTCGCGACACTGTCGAAGGATGTGAAAGGATTAGTGTGAGCGTTGTCCCAATCCCAGAAGAGAATATGACCTTTGTGGGATCCGTAAGTGGAGCTTCTGTGGGAAAATTCACAAGCAAAGAAGGGAATAAATTCTTAAACGCTTCTGTAGGGGATTATCTTACCACGATGAAGGATATCCAAAGTGACGACAATGTGCAGAAATGGGTGATGAGAGGGGTTTGTTTCGTTGTTATGTGGGTAAGTTTCATTCTTCTCTTGGGACCACTCATGTCATTACTCAGTTTTATTCCTTTTGTAGGAGAATTTGGAAAGGCAGCCCTTTCTATTTTCTTAGGGATTATAGCTTTCCTGATTACCGGGATCACTATTTTACTCGTTAAATTCTGGTATATTTGGCTGATTTTGGGGCTCGCCGCGATCGGATACGCGATCTATAAGAGAAAAGCAGCGACCGCGTAA
- a CDS encoding indole-3-glycerol-phosphate synthase (involved in tryptophan biosynthesis; amino acid biosynthesis; converts 1-(2-carboxyphenylamino)-1-deoxy-D-ribulose 5-phosphate to C(1)-(3-indolyl)-glycerol 3-phosphat) codes for MALHRVLQEIVETKKKEIESIPEYTPVPYRGIGLWQSLRSRKFSIIAECKKQSPSSGVIREEFDPLSIAKTYSECGASAISVLTDKQYFGGDLSHLREISSSLQIPILRKDFILDRKQILEAREFGAAAILLIVRILTPEKLAELIREARSLNMDVLTEIHTEEEAEIASKAGANIVGVNTRDLDDFTIHKDLVSKVAGKLSPNIVKVGESGVKSKADLDEFRPHVDAALVGTYFMEKQDIRKAWLELF; via the coding sequence ATGGCTTTACATCGGGTTCTACAAGAAATCGTAGAGACAAAAAAGAAAGAGATCGAATCGATCCCGGAGTATACTCCAGTTCCTTATCGCGGGATCGGCTTATGGCAATCTCTGCGATCCAGAAAATTTTCCATTATAGCCGAATGTAAAAAACAAAGTCCTTCTTCCGGAGTGATCCGAGAGGAGTTTGATCCGCTTTCCATCGCCAAGACCTACTCTGAATGCGGTGCCTCGGCAATTTCAGTGCTTACCGACAAACAATACTTTGGTGGGGATCTTTCTCATCTTCGCGAAATATCTTCTTCTCTACAGATCCCTATATTAAGAAAAGATTTCATACTGGATCGAAAGCAAATTCTGGAAGCGAGAGAATTCGGAGCTGCCGCAATTCTTCTGATCGTTCGCATACTTACCCCAGAAAAACTCGCTGAGTTGATCCGTGAGGCCAGAAGCTTGAATATGGATGTCTTGACCGAGATCCATACGGAAGAAGAGGCCGAGATCGCTAGTAAAGCCGGTGCCAATATTGTGGGAGTGAATACCAGAGACTTGGATGATTTCACCATTCACAAGGATCTTGTTTCTAAGGTGGCGGGCAAACTCTCTCCGAATATAGTGAAAGTAGGGGAGTCTGGAGTGAAGAGCAAGGCCGATCTAGACGAGTTTCGTCCTCATGTGGATGCGGCACTCGTTGGTACTTATTTCATGGAAAAGCAAGATATCCGTAAGGCCTGGCTGGAGTTATTCTAG
- a CDS encoding STAS domain-containing protein: MLDHKVQDGVLIVYLKGRLDVSIANEVEENLNDLIDNQGHTKVILNMQDVDYMSSSGFRACISTLRKLNAKEGGLKICGIKPAVKRIFDVIELTSLFDIRETEEEALKTFRS, from the coding sequence TTGCTGGATCACAAGGTGCAGGACGGAGTTCTCATAGTTTACCTCAAGGGACGTTTGGACGTCTCTATCGCCAATGAGGTGGAAGAAAATCTGAACGATCTAATTGATAACCAAGGACATACTAAGGTTATTTTGAATATGCAGGATGTGGATTATATGTCTTCGTCCGGTTTTAGAGCCTGTATTTCCACGCTGAGGAAGTTAAATGCAAAAGAAGGTGGGTTGAAAATTTGCGGGATCAAGCCTGCGGTCAAAAGAATTTTTGACGTAATCGAACTCACCTCTCTATTCGACATTCGCGAAACGGAAGAAGAAGCTCTAAAAACCTTTCGTTCCTGA